One Candidatus Nitrososphaera evergladensis SR1 genomic window, ATGACGCGGTCCACAAGGTCGGTTGCGACTGCCGCGCCTATGGTCCCTACGCGGAGCATTGCATCCAGCTGCTTGTGCACAATGCCGTTTAGCGTTTCAAGGTCGTTGATGATGGCAAGGCCTTTTGTCGTTATCGAATACCTGCCACCTTCGTTTTCAGATACCAGCCCGTCATCAAGGAGCCTTCCAAGCAGCGGGTAGATGAGGCCGGGCGACGGCTTCCAGCGCCCTTCTGTCTGCGCTATTGCCTTGTCGATTATCTCCTTTCCAGTCATCGGTTTTTCTTTCAAAAGGGTCAAGATGTAGTGGCGGGAAAATCCCCTAGGTATAGAGCTTCCAACACGTGCGAGCCATTCGCTTATCATATCTTCTCTATATCACTAGTAATATCGCCAGTGATATATCAAGATATCGCTAGTGATTACACTGTTGAATATGCGGGTGATTTCCCTCCCGCGTTGAATTGGGGTCATGGACTGTTGAATTAGGGAGATGACGCATTTTGGATTCTCACACGTAGGCTAATGATAGAATGACTGAGAGGGGAGATATAGCCCGACTGGCCTTCCAGCCGTTTACGGGGTTGCTGCATCATATACGGCGATGATGCAAGAACCGACTCTTGCTCCATGCGTCATTATGACGCTTGGCTTGGACATTCTCACGCCTGATGTTATTAGCATACAAGCGCGGGCCTCTAGAAAGCCCTACCCTCTCGACCACCTAATGTAAAAAGCAGTAAATTAACTTGGCGCTCAAACCGATAGCCGACAACGTTTCATGGCAGTTCCACCCTGCCATTTAGCCAGAACGTCGGCCAAGCGTCACCGCAAAGCCCATCTCCTTACGTAAATAGCTCCCTGAACGGCAGGGCGCGGAGATGCGTTTTTTACATTCATGGCACGCCCAAGGCTTCTGCTCACGCAGCTTCCTTTTCCCCGCTTACGCAGGGTTCATGGCAAGACTAGCCAATCCCCGTTGTTCCATCGGCTATCAAATAGAATAAAGTAACAAGATTGCTATTAACTTTGTATCATCTTTATCCAGCAGCTATCCTTTCCACTCGATAGCCATGCAAATCCGTTGATTCTAAGGATGTCATTTATCTCTCTCCACTCTGGCTTTTCGATCCACATCTTTTGCTTGAACTTGATGCAGTCTTTCTCGCTGATAATTGATAGTTTTTCAAACCTCTTGCCTAGTTGGTTGATTACAAAGCCCTCGAAGTTTCTCTCTTTTTCACCATTGATTGCCGACTTTACTATCAGGTCTTTGATGCGGTTCTGCTCGTTTAGGTTCAGGCCAATGTTCGCAGCCTCGGCAGGTGTTTGGCCGCCTATGACCTAGATGAAAACTACATTCATTCATTCTTCAGTACAAGCTTTAGGTCGAATAACAAAGACTTTTGGAAGGTTTACTGGCAAAAAAAATAATTCCAGAATCCATAGCCAATGAATGCAGAACATAAAAAGACATCTAAAATCTTATAAAAATGATACATTTGTCTATTGATCGCCAACATGAGAAATTATCCTATCACTGTTTCACCAAAGTCAAAGCCAATCCAGAGCATCAAAAAAATTGTCGCCGAACACTTGGACGCAGAAAACGCGCGGCTAAGGTTCAACCAGGTTAATCACTTTATAGATAATGTTGTTGGTTTTGACACTTCTTTTTCGTGCAGGCACATCTTGCTTGTGTATGAAGAGATAGAGTCGGCCAGACAAATCGAGATGCGATACCTAAAAAGCCGATTGCAGAAAGGGGAAACTTGCATGTGTCTGGCACACGGCGACAACAGTACGGAAGAAGGTCATGATTCCGAAAGTAACATGATGCGGGCCGAAATGACAGACAGCGGAATTGATATTGACAGGCTGGAAAAGACAGGCCAACTTGCAATAATGACAATTCCAGATTCAGGATCTCTCAAAACGCAGGATTGCAATCATCCTAAATCTGTTAATGCGACGTACCTTGAACTGGTAGGAAAAATGTTTGGAGGCAAAAAGCCTCCTTTTGGAGGCTTTGGGATTGCCGCCTCAGAACGAGACTTGAGAAAACCGGAAGGTTTAGCCTTGCAACTCCAATTAGAGCGACTAGGCAAGAAGGGCTTTGAGAATTTTGTTGGAACTTGGATATGCCCGTATGCTGTTGACGACTTGATCGAAAGTCTAGATAAGGAATGGATGCGGGAGCTGCTCCTTTGTCATGACGCGGTCATCTGCGTGAGAAGAGACTTTAGCGCCATTGCCTTGAATCTGGTGCACTCTAATTCCATCTCTTTTTCAAGCAGGACTGTACGCGCCGCGCTATTCAAGCTTGAACCATCTCTGGGCAGAGCTGCAATTGAGACGATACTGCAAGACATGGAGATTTATGGGATGCCGCTTGATGACGACCATGCAACACACACGATTGCAGACATTGAGCTTGCGATGAGAAGAATATTTGGAGGAGAGGGCGGCGCATTGATAATGGAGCGACTCAGGAGGATTTTAATTCCAAGTCCTGTCGATAAATGAGTGATGTCACTCTGGACTCTTTACACGTGCGTCAAGATCCAAGTAGTCTGTTCGTGCCTCTTTGAAACGAATCGCCTTTATCTTTTGTTTCTTCTCAAGACGTTTGCTACCGGCCGCATTGCGACTTCTATTCTTCCGGCTATGCCTACAAAGATAAAGGCGACTCCGACTCCTAGGAGGATCCCGCCAAGCACGTCCAGAGGATAGTGCCCGCCGACGTACACCCTAGACAAGCACACAAGGGCCGCCTCTGCCGCCAATCCTAGTGACACTAGCATTTTCCTGCCAGAACCCCTATAGAGTACCAGCACAGTAGCGGCACCTGCCGATACTATCAACGCATGGCCCGACGGGAACGAGAAATCAGGATCTGCCGCAAGGAGAAAGTCCGATTGCGGAACTATGGGCCTTGGCCTCGCGACAATTTCCTTGGCTATCGTACCAATCGGGATAAGAACCAGCAATGCCATGGTCATCACGACGGCAGTTTTTCTGCCAGCCCGCCCTCCAAAGAAAAAGATCAGGGCGCCTGCAACGATCCATACTGCCTCCCTCCCGTACTCTGTCAGGAGAATCATGAACTGGTCAAAAGGAGTGGAAAAGTGAGAGTCGTTGACCGCAAGAAATGCATCCGCATCGTCCTTGGCTATTCCGGAATTGCTGCTGTCAGGATTTACCCTCGGCGAAACCAGAGCTGCCAAGACTAGGAATGACGCGATTAGCATCATGGAAACTGCAAGGTATTTTTTGTCGTTGTTGTTCAAGAAGATGTGTATGTTTGATAAAGATCGAGTTGGGTTATAACAGTTAGCTCCATTGCCGTACCTCGGCAGCATTTTTGTTCAGGGTTCGCACTTTCCGGCGATTTTACAATTGTAAACTGCCGTTGCTATATACTCATAATTCGCTATTAGCCTCGATGCAAGAACACAACGACAAAGATGCGCACCCTCATCATGGCGGCGGCAGCCTGAGATGGGCAACTGCCAAGCACGCGCTCAGGTGCCTGATAGGATGCAACATAGGCGAAGGCATTGGAGCTGCAGTAGGCTTTGCGCTTGGCTGGGACGTGACTTCCACGCTTGTCTTGGCTGTCGCCCTTGCGTTTGCAGTCGGGTACGCGTTTACCATGATACCCATGCTCAGGACGATGCCGTGGAGGCAGGCTGCAAAAGTCACGGTCATTGGCGACACTGCAAGCATTTCGGCGATGGAATTAACAGAGAACCTGCTTGCTTTTGCAATACCGGGCTTTATGATGGCCTCACTTGCCGATGCCATGTTCTGGATTGGAATGGGGATAATACTGCCAGCAGGATTTGCAGTGTCCTACCCTGCCATGTACTGGGCCATGAAGCGCGAACAAAAAGAAGGTGGATCGATGATGCAAGCGCATCATCACTGACTTTTTTCTTGTTTACCACAAAATCGGAACCGTTTCTTTGTCCTGCGTTATCAGGTTGTAATGGAGGTTTATCTGCCTGTTCAGCCCTACAAGCAGGCCAGCGCCAAGTACCAGCAGAAATTCAGAAACTATCAGGGCAAGGCCGACTGCTGCCGGATTGACGTCATGCAGGACTGTGTTGGGACTGTAAACGAATAGTGCAGTCAAAGATCCGACGAAGAACAGCGATATGACTATTCGCGCGCCGGTCGCAGCTACGTATACTAGGTATATTGCAAGCCCGCCCTTTGCGTAAACAGCCCCGTTGGCAGTCTTCCAGAACGACAGGGTCTTGCCAGAGTACCGGTTTGAGAGGTATTCCGCGCCTACAAAAACAAGGACATAAGGCACGATGTAAACTAGCGGGATGCCAAAAGCAAACGAATTGAATGTCAGGTAGGAAGCAAACACCACGTAAAAGATAGAGAGCCCGTACAGCCTGGCCTTGTGCACCTTTGACCCACGTACAGCCGCCGTGATGCGGGTATAGCCGAGGAAACCCATCATCACTGCTGCAAATATGATTGAATAGGCCGGGGGCACGCACAGGGTAACGGTCGATCACTTTTACGCCTTCAGCAAGACTTTCATAGAAAAAAATTGCATTTTATTAATCATAAGCGCTTGTTACAAGGCAGACGCAGGCATGATTTTTTGCAAGCGTTGCAGTCAATTTCAGGTACAAGTTAACGCATCCAAACACGGTTTGAGCATTGTTTATGGTAACTGTACACGATAGCAGTATTGTCAAGACATGTTTGAACAAATACTCTGGGTGGTGTTGGGATTCGCGCCGACACTGGCCGCTTTGCAAGCGGCAGACAAGATGATAGCGAATAGCAAGAACAGCAGCAAGCCGTTAGAGGTGGAAGCGTAGAAAAATGTCGTCGGGCAGGTACTTTAACAAAGGCGTCAAGGCGCTCGACTTGCCGCACGTAGGCCACGTGGTTCGAGAGTCAGAAAACGCAATAGTCGTTTTCGGCGAAGGCGGCGACAGGTACGACATTCCCAAGCAGGCGATCAGGTTTGCGGCAGCCAACGTGCTTGTCGACCTGCCCTTTTCAGAGATAGTGAAAAGGTACAAGGTCAGCAGGGACGCTCCACTGCCTTCAGGCATGAAGGTCCACGAAGAGGCTCCCGGCGATGTCGACCTTGCGACGTACGAGAAAAAGTATCCCAAGCCGCTCTTTAACAAGGGAGTGAGGTCGCAGGACGAAGAGCACGTCGGCCACGTCATGAAAGAAACAGACGAAATGATAATAGTCTGGGGCCACCGCGACTGGCGCTTTGACATACCCAAGTCCAAGATAATCGCGACAGGAAGGAACGTCATCGTCGGCCTTGACTACAAAGACGTCTTTCAATACAGGGTTGACAGGGACGCTCCGATCCCGTCGGAGGAAGCAACGGCAGAAGATTAGATTTTTTTTCTTCTACTCCTCTGTTTTTTGCTGCTCCGGCGCTGCAGGTTCTGGCGGATCCTTGCGGTACGCCGACTTTAGCCATATCGGCGTGATTATCGTAGTTGCGGCGACCATTATGATTATGGCGGTGTAAATATTGCCGGTGAGTGCGCCAGAAGACACGCCGACTCCAGCCACGATGAGCCCGACTTCGCCCCGGGATATCATGCCTATTCCCACCTTCATCGACTTGTTGCGGTCCTTAAGAAACAGCAGGGCAGGCAGGCCGCATCCGACCATCTTTGACCCTATCGCCACGGCTATCAGGGCGCCTGCAATAAGCAGCACGTCTGCGTTGACGCCCCTGAGATCAACCTGCGCGCCGATTATTGCAAAAAAGAGCGGCGCAAATATGATCTGCAGCTTGTCGACATACTCTTCAATCCTGTGGATTACTCGCGTGCTTGCTATCGCCATCCCCACTGCAAAGGCTCCCACAATTGGCGACAGGCCAACGAACGCGGCGATGCCGGCGGCCGCAAAGAACGCGGCAGTGGCGATTCCCTCGATGCTCCCCCTGGACTTCCACAGTCTTTCGACGTGCAAAAGCCGCGGTATCAGGAAAATCGCGCCCACCAGCAGCGCGGCAAATATGCCGAGGATCTTTAGTATCAGAAACACGATGTCGGTTATCGCAGGCGTGACGTTGCCGGTCTGCACCATCGTAGTCACCACTGAAAGCACGGCTATTGCAAGTATGTCGTCGACTATGGCCGCGCCGATTATCAGCCTGGCCTCCTTTGCCCGGATCCGGCCAAGCTCCGTCAGCACCTGAACAGAGATTGCAATGCTGGTAGCAGTAAGTGCGGTGGCAATGAGCATCGACTCTAGCGCGGCAAGGCCAAACTGCAGAAACACGAAATACCCAAGGAAAAAGGGCACTGCGACGCCGATTGCGCCCACGGTAAAAGCAGACGCGCCTCCCCTCAAAAATTCCCTGGGCGTTATCTCCAGACCTGCGATAAACAGTATAACGACTGCAGACATTTCGCCGATTGTCCTGACAGTCTCGTCAAGATTTACAATCGGCTTGTCCTGGAACATGACAAGCCCGCCAAGCGCAAACGGCCCGACGATGATGCCGGCGACCAGCTCGCCAAGCACCACCGGCAACTTGATTCGTGCAAACAGCTCGGCAAATATCTTGGCCGCAAAGAGCAGTATGCCAAGCGAGATCATGACGTGCAAAAATGCTGCTTCGACTGCCAAGCGAGATAATAACCGCGCGTTAAAATAACGAGCGGGCCATAAAAGACTAACTAGGTTCTTTTGCCCTGCGCCGACTTTAGCGTCTCGGTCAGCTGGAAAAAGATCGGGTTTGCGCTTACGTCTACGAGGTTGAGCGTGCCGTTTTCCTTCACTATCTGCCGCTCAAACTTGTCCTTCTTTGCAAGCACGACAGACGAATAGTGGATTGTCCCCTTTAGTTTTTCTTGGACCACGCTTTCAGTATCGGGAAACACCGCGTGCTGGAACACGAGGCCGTTGCACCAGTTCATCGACGCGATCCCGCCGCCTGCAGCGCGCGACTGCGACAGCACGATGCGCACAAGGTCCTCAAAGCCGTACTCTATCACCTCGTGCACCACCAGCTTTTTCCAAGGCTCGATAGAGATTTCCAAGCTGCATTCGATCAGCGTGTGCATGTATATAATAACCCTAGCTGTACAGGGCGCGCCAGAACATCACCGCGGCAACTGCAACCAAGATGAGCCCTATCAAAAGCTTGAGCGTCCGCTCGTCAAACCTGCCGGTGTATTTTGCGCCGACAAAGGCGCCCGCCATGGCAGTCGCGCCCATGACAGCAAGCACTTCATAGTCTACCTCACCATTTATGGCGTGTCCAATAAGGCCTGCCGCTCCCATTGCGGAAGACGCGGCGAGGTTTGTGCCAACTGCAACCCGCGGTTCCATCTTTAGCACATTAATCACTGCAGGAAGCCTGATGCTTCCAAGCACAAGGCCCACAAGCCCTCCAAGAAAGCCCACGCCAAGGCCTATTGCGGACTCGGGTGCAAGGTTTGGGCGCAGATTTTCCGCGCCCTTGTGCCGCAGGCTCTTGATGAGCGAAAACGCCTCGTATGACACTATTGCACCGACAAGCAACAATAGCCCTTGTGCCGGCACAATGCGCGTAAAGAGCGATCCGGCAAATGCGCCTGCCGCTCCCGTCACCGCCATCACGGCAAACACGCGCCGATGCAGGTTGTTCTGCCTCATGTGCCGGATCGCAGCCGCAAGGGCGCCAAGCGTGCTTATCCCGTATTGGTTCCGGCGGCCACGCTTGCAAAAGCCTCCGCTCCAAAGATGAGCGGAAAGCGCACAACGCCCAGTACGAGCCCTACAAGCCCGCCTACAAACCCTATGGCAAGCCCAAGGGCTGCAAGGGCGGCAAGCGTAAGGGGGTCAGCAGCCACGCGACCACAGACGCGCTGCTTGGCTGATTAATGTTTGCAACAGAGATCGTTTAGGCTTGCAGAGATTCTCGCAGGATATTTTCCGTACAGTTAGCTTTATTTCCAGCATCTATCTTTCTATGCCTTCAGGCTATGGCATTAGCCTTGGCGCAGCAGGCCTAAACCGCCCTTTTCCAGAGGTGCTGATAATGCCTACCAGAAAATACAGCAGAAAAAATGGTGGGCAAAAGGAGACAGAGAGAAAGAAAATGAAAGGAATAGAGTTTGTGCTGCTTGCTGCAGGCGCGGTCGCCGGCGCGTTTCTACGCTACAGGATGGCCGAGTCGCCGGTTATGCTCGACGCGCTCCCGGTAAACGTGCTAGTGATCAACATCACAGGCAGTTTCATTCTGGGCGTCTTTTCGATACTTGCAGCTGCATGGAATCTTGATTCTCGCTACTCGCTTTTGGTGGCAATTGGTTTTTGTGGCTCCCTTACCACGATGTCGTCGTTTGCGCTAGAGACAAACAACCTGCTTGAAAACAGGCAGCTTGGCCTGGTCGCCCTCAACATAGCTGCCAACGTCGGACTGTCCATAGGCGCGATAATCGGTGGCAGGTCCATTGCAAGCGTACTCTTTAGGTGAGGCTTTGGAGGGAAAAATAACACACACAATGGTTGCAAGAAAAATGGTTGCGCTTGCGATAAGGATAAAGAAGAACGACGAATTTGAGGGCAAGCGGCTGGAAAGGGTCCTTTTGGACTTTTTCGTAGAGTCTGGAATTTCCGGCTCCACGGTCTGGGCTGGCGTCGACGGATTTGGCAAGCGGGGCAGGTCAAAGGTGCAGATAGAAGGTATCACGGTCAACATGCCCCTCCTCATTGAAGTCGTGGACGAAAGGCAAAGGATAGAACCACTGCTTGCAGAGATAAAGAGGATGGTAGGCGACAACGGACTTGTCACCCTTCACGATGTCGACGTGTTATGACCCGCACGCACGCTAAGTATAATAGGCTACTTTAGGCATTAACGACAACCACTTTTTGGACAAGTCTGCAGTTTTCGACGAGGCAAGAAAGGCCGCATGGGTTTCCATATGGACGCTGATAGCAATAGGCGTCGCCGAGGTCCTGCTCTCCTTCTTCACCAACAGCCTCACGCTCTTTGCAGACGGCCTTGACTCCCTTGCAGACGCGCTCGTCTCCTTTGTAGTGTGGTTTGGCATAAGGATGATCCACAGGCCAAAGAGCAGGCTCTTTCCCTTTGGCTACACCAAGATAGAGAGTTTTGCCGCGTTCGTTGCCGCAGTCATCATCCTGTTCCTTGGCGGTTCTATAGTATACAACGCCTACCAGCATTTTCTCCACCCCGAGCCGGTCGGCAACTACCCCGTCACGATGGCCGCCCTTGCAGGCGCCGGCGCGGTGTCGCTTCATAGGGCGTTCAAGGTGAGAAGCGTCGCCAAAAAGTACGACCTCATATCGCTCAACCTCGACGCCAAGAACTCGATAAAGGACGGCACCGCCTCGTTCGTGGGTCTTGCAAGCGTCATTGCGGCATTTTTTGGCATCCCCTACATGGACGCAATAGGCAGCATCATGATTGCAGGGTACATCTTTTACATGGCGTTTACCGCGCTAAAAGAGTCGGCGCTGGTGCTTGTCGACGCTGTCAAGAACCCCGAGATGCAGGCCGAGATGATAGCCCATATCGAAAAAAAGTTCAGCGTAAGGGTGGAAAAGATACTGCTCCGGCCGGCGGGGCAGGAGTTCTATGCGCAGGTGCACGTAGAGCTTGACAAAAACATGAGCCTGGACAAGGCAAACGAGTTGATGTCCAAGATACGTGCGTCTGTAATGTCAGAGTTTGAGACAGAAGACACGGTGGTAATTCCAAAGCCGGTCTAGGACATAGACCAACATTTTCTAGAAATTATATTAAGCTATTCTCTATTTTAAACATAAAGCCGTATCGTTTAAAAATAATATAATTATTATAATGAACTTTGAGAAAAAGCAGAAATATTAAAGTCACGTATATAGGGCATGTTGCCACAGTCATCGTCCGCAAAAGGGGCAATGGAAAATGGGGCAAAGTACGGCGCCATTGCAGGGTTGATAGCAACGTGGTCCATCTCGACTGCGATAGCTGCATCGGAACTTGAACTAGGCCTCCCAATAGGCACATTTTATGCGGTGATGGGTACAAGCCTTGGCGCAGGCGGTTTTGGCCCTGCCGCGTACCTGGGCTTTGGCCTGCACCTGCTGACAGGAGCGCTGCTTGGCGCAGTCATAGGACTTCTCATGTGCCGGTTTTTCATGATTAAGTTCCTGAACCCGTACCGGGCAGTTGCTGCTGGGATAGGTGCAGGAGTCGGTGTGTGGCTTGTGCTGTTCCTTCCAGTGACTGCGCTTTTGGTCCAGCCCTCGATTGCCAGGATAAGCTTTTTGCTTGCAGAGAGCATGCCGCTGCAGAGCGCGGTGCTTGGCAATGCTAGCCAGTTTGTGTGGGGCATTGCGCTCAGCGCAATTGCGTTCCACCTCGTATGGGGCGCAATATTTGGCTATACGGCAAGTGCGTTTTTGCGCATCAGGGCATTTCGCATGACGCATCCAGAGAAGGGGATGATGCAGTAGCAATGGTGGCTGCTCAGGACAAGAATACAGTTGTCTCGCTGCAGAAAAACCGCGGCCTTGCGGTGGCCGGCGCGGGAGCCGCATCTGGCCTCATAGGCTCGCTTGCAATCTCGGCACTCATACTGCTTGCAGAAAGAGTTGCAGGACTGCCGGTAGGCACTTTTTACCTAATGCTTGTTTCTGCAATGTCGCAGGCGCAGGACTATAATACACTTGCAATAGTGCAGGGCCTGCTTTTGCACATGCTTGCCGGCACGGCATTAGGTCTTGTAATCTCGGCGCCGTTTGCAGTTTCAAAAAAAGCGTACATATCGCTTGGCAGGTTTGCGCCAGCGTACGGCCTTGCGGCAGGCGTGCTGGTCTGGGCCGCGCTGTTTCTTCCGGTCACGTACGGGACCATGATGCCGCTTTTGCAGTCGCTTGACGGCCAGTCAGTCATCAGCCAGCGCGTGCCCATCGGAACCCTGTTTAGCATTGCAGTGTCAGACATGCTTGCAATGATGGACAGGATCATCTACACCGCGCTTGCGTTTAACATGCTCTTTGGGCTTGTCACGCTGATGCTCACGAGGGCTTTTGCAGAGGCGATAATCGGCAGGTAGTTTTATAAAGCCAACCAAGTCTTTCTCCGCACATGGTCCAGAGGCGCATCCTAAAGAACCAGAGAAGGGTGGGCGAAGCAGTCATGATTGTATCTGGGATCGGAGTTGGCATCCTGGGCCTTGCTCTTAGCATCCCGCAGATCTCGTTTGGCGGCCTCTGCATAATCGGTCTTGGGATATTCTCGATATTCTGGAGATGATATAACCGCACATGGGCAAAAAGAGTAACAAGAACATCCTCATTGCAGTCATTGCTGCAGGCATCATAGTTGCAGCCGGCGCCGGCGTGGCCTTTTCAAACACTTTTGCGCAAAAGCCACAGCAGCAGACCGATGAGGAATTTGCCAGGATGGTGTTTCAGAAAATGCAGTCGCCTACAATCGCGGCCGCTCCCGTGCTTGGGAACGCAAGCGCGCCAGTGACGGTGGTAGAGTTTGGCGATTATCTGTGCACGTTCTGCCACAGGTTCCACGAGGACACCAAGGACAAGCTCATGGCCGACTATGTGGAAACCGGCAAGGCAAGGTTCGTGTTCAAGGACTTTCCGATAAACGACCACCTCGGAGGCGGCTCGTCCCTCGGCGCGCAGGCGTCGTACTGCGCAGCTGACCAGGGCAAGTTCTGGGAGTTCCACGATTTCATGTACAACAACTGGGGAGGCGAAAGGGCAGGATGGATAACCAAGGAGAACATGGCCGACTTTGCCCAGAAGGTAGGCGTTTCCAATGTTGACCAGTTCAAGTCGTGCCTTGACTCTGGCAAGTACGCAAGCGCAGTCAAGGACAACTACAACATGGCCAAGAGCGTCGGACTGGGCGCCACTCCAAGCTTTGTAATAATTCCGGCGGCCGGCGAGCCCAAACTGGTGGTGGGCGCGCAGCCCTACCAAGTGTTCCAGCAGGTTATCGACGAGTCATCTTAACCCTGCTGGCGGCTGACCACATATCTTTTGCCTGTGAGCGAGAACAGGGTTTCAGAGACTTCCTTCAAGAGCGCGTCAACCCCGGCGTTCGTTTCTGCCGCCTGCTTCCTCAGCTGGTCAAGGCGCTGCCGCTCCCGTATGAGCCCGTCCTCGTGCTCTGCCATCATGGCCTCGACTCTTCTTCCATGCAAGACTACCCCGTGAATTCTCTCCTGATGCAGTGCCGCAATCTCGGCAGAGATAGAGGCCGACTCCTTTTGCAGCTGCGGAAGCGACGATTGAATGGACGCCAGGTACTGGAGCGCCTTGTCAGAGTCTTTTAGCTGCATCTGGCCGGAAGCAACTGACTTGTAGACCTCTGCAAGCAGCGCTGAATACGATGACGTGTCGCCCTGCTGTTGCTCGCCTCCAAGTGCCGTCCACGGCTCTTCAGACAGCACCCGCAGGCGCCTCTCCGTCTCCTTTGAGACGCCGTACGAGTATTTTGACAGTGCCTTTGAAACGTGTGAGAACATCTCTGCGACCTGCGCGTTGAACTGCTCCTGCCTTTTCTCTGCCTGCGCGAGTTTTTCCGCGGTGGCTTTGGCCTGTGCAAACTCGGCCGAGCCTTCAAGCGTCGCAAGCTCTTCCTTTAGTTTTGCAAGGTCAGATTCAAGCGCGGAGATGCGCTCCTGCGTGGCCTGCGCAGCCTGCTCCTCCGCCCTTGCTGACGAGGTCTTTTGCAGGATGGTGTTGAGCATGTTTGAGCACCTTGTAACCGGCGCGCGCTCTTGCTCAAACGCGGATATGGCCGCCTTGACATCCTTTAGCAGGTCTTCCAGGTCTCCAAGCTCGCCCTTCATACCAGAAGCGTGTTTTTTGAGAAAGTAGTTGAGCATCTTGCTGTGCGAGCCTGTGACTTCGCCAAAGCGGTGTATCATCGATTCCATTCTTTCCTTGAACTTTTTTGCGTCTCCAAGGGTCTGCACCTGCGGCAGTTCCGAAGATGCCTCGCGTCTTAGCGCGGACACCACCATCTTTTTGGTGTTTTCTATGTTGGAGCCAAACCTCTTTTCAAGCTCCTCAAGTTTCAGCTTTTCTTTTTCCATCCCATCGGCTATGGATGCAAGCGACGCAAGTGAGCGCATGGCAGATTCCCTTGCAGGCGCAAGCCGGGCAGAAAGCGACTGCACGCGGGCAGACTCGATGCTGTCAAGTAGCGACTGCACGTCCTGTATCGAGAGCATAGTGCCTGCCTGCGGCGTGTCCGGCGCAATCTGGGCCGGCTCGCTTTTTTCAGCCTCCTTCTTTTTGAATAATCCAAAAGGCACAAGAATCTTTGGCGCACAATGAGCAAAAAACTGTTGCGGATCCGGGGAAAGGCTTAATGCGCAGTTGAAGGTAACTTTCTCATGGCCGAGGGGCATGCCGCTCCAAAGCATTCTGTACTTGCTGGCGCCAAGACATGGTTTGCGCGCCATGAGCAGACTCTTTTAATAGTAAACTGCGTCAGCATTGCGCTTCTGTTTCTGCTTCACATATTTGGCTCGACAGTCCCGGTGTTTGCGCCGGCGCTTGGAAGCCTTGTCAACGTCTTTGCAATAGTGCTCGTGTCGTTCATCTTTGCAAGCGTGGTGTGGAAGGGCGTGGTGCCGGCAGTGATATGTATGCTTGGAGTCGTGCTCATGCACAACGCTATCATACTGCCGTACTATCCGCCGGCAGACCCGACGTTTCCAGACTTTATGGTCAGGAGCCAGGACTTTTCAAGGAGCTCTGCGCAGGTGTCTGCGCAGGTTGCCTCGACCATGCACTTTATCCTCGGCCTTGGCATGGTGGCCCTTGCCATCACGCTTGCGTACAGGCCCGGCTTTTTGTTCACGAGAAACCGCCCGCGGCAGGAAGAAGGCGACGATGATGACATTTGGTCAA contains:
- a CDS encoding PadR family transcriptional regulator — encoded protein: MISEWLARVGSSIPRGFSRHYILTLLKEKPMTGKEIIDKAIAQTEGRWKPSPGLIYPLLGRLLDDGLVSENEGGRYSITTKGLAIINDLETLNGIVHKQLDAMLRVGTIGAAVATDLVDRVITIGSAIGSHADTLSKEERTKYRQFLLSELEKLDKHESRSSDRVQKIDVE
- a CDS encoding MEDS domain-containing protein, with the protein product MRNYPITVSPKSKPIQSIKKIVAEHLDAENARLRFNQVNHFIDNVVGFDTSFSCRHILLVYEEIESARQIEMRYLKSRLQKGETCMCLAHGDNSTEEGHDSESNMMRAEMTDSGIDIDRLEKTGQLAIMTIPDSGSLKTQDCNHPKSVNATYLELVGKMFGGKKPPFGGFGIAASERDLRKPEGLALQLQLERLGKKGFENFVGTWICPYAVDDLIESLDKEWMRELLLCHDAVICVRRDFSAIALNLVHSNSISFSSRTVRAALFKLEPSLGRAAIETILQDMEIYGMPLDDDHATHTIADIELAMRRIFGGEGGALIMERLRRILIPSPVDK
- a CDS encoding phosphatase PAP2 family protein, with amino-acid sequence MNNNDKKYLAVSMMLIASFLVLAALVSPRVNPDSSNSGIAKDDADAFLAVNDSHFSTPFDQFMILLTEYGREAVWIVAGALIFFFGGRAGRKTAVVMTMALLVLIPIGTIAKEIVARPRPIVPQSDFLLAADPDFSFPSGHALIVSAGAATVLVLYRGSGRKMLVSLGLAAEAALVCLSRVYVGGHYPLDVLGGILLGVGVAFIFVGIAGRIEVAMRPVANVLRRNKR
- a CDS encoding DUF4396 domain-containing protein translates to MQEHNDKDAHPHHGGGSLRWATAKHALRCLIGCNIGEGIGAAVGFALGWDVTSTLVLAVALAFAVGYAFTMIPMLRTMPWRQAAKVTVIGDTASISAMELTENLLAFAIPGFMMASLADAMFWIGMGIILPAGFAVSYPAMYWAMKREQKEGGSMMQAHHH
- a CDS encoding cation:proton antiporter; protein product: MAVEAAFLHVMISLGILLFAAKIFAELFARIKLPVVLGELVAGIIVGPFALGGLVMFQDKPIVNLDETVRTIGEMSAVVILFIAGLEITPREFLRGGASAFTVGAIGVAVPFFLGYFVFLQFGLAALESMLIATALTATSIAISVQVLTELGRIRAKEARLIIGAAIVDDILAIAVLSVVTTMVQTGNVTPAITDIVFLILKILGIFAALLVGAIFLIPRLLHVERLWKSRGSIEGIATAAFFAAAGIAAFVGLSPIVGAFAVGMAIASTRVIHRIEEYVDKLQIIFAPLFFAIIGAQVDLRGVNADVLLIAGALIAVAIGSKMVGCGLPALLFLKDRNKSMKVGIGMISRGEVGLIVAGVGVSSGALTGNIYTAIIIMVAATTIITPIWLKSAYRKDPPEPAAPEQQKTEE
- a CDS encoding sulfite exporter TauE/SafE family protein — encoded protein: MSTLGALAAAIRHMRQNNLHRRVFAVMAVTGAAGAFAGSLFTRIVPAQGLLLLVGAIVSYEAFSLIKSLRHKGAENLRPNLAPESAIGLGVGFLGGLVGLVLGSIRLPAVINVLKMEPRVAVGTNLAASSAMGAAGLIGHAINGEVDYEVLAVMGATAMAGAFVGAKYTGRFDERTLKLLIGLILVAVAAVMFWRALYS
- a CDS encoding fluoride efflux transporter FluC, with protein sequence MPTRKYSRKNGGQKETERKKMKGIEFVLLAAGAVAGAFLRYRMAESPVMLDALPVNVLVINITGSFILGVFSILAAAWNLDSRYSLLVAIGFCGSLTTMSSFALETNNLLENRQLGLVALNIAANVGLSIGAIIGGRSIASVLFR
- a CDS encoding DUF190 domain-containing protein, translated to MVARKMVALAIRIKKNDEFEGKRLERVLLDFFVESGISGSTVWAGVDGFGKRGRSKVQIEGITVNMPLLIEVVDERQRIEPLLAEIKRMVGDNGLVTLHDVDVL